GCCGGGAACGACGGTGTTGCCTTTCAAATCAACGACGCGAGTGGTTTTGCCTTCGTACTGTTTGGCGTCTTTGCTAGAGCCGACGAAAATAATTTTATCGCCTTTAACGGCTACGGCTTCGGCGCGCGGTTGTTTGGCATTGACCGTATAGATATTGCCATTTTTGAAAACAATGTCAGCGGTGTCTTTCAGCGTGAAAGCTTCAACCGACGCGGTTGGCAAAATCAATGAAGGTAAACAAAGCGCAAGAATAATAAGCGAAAGGGTAATAAATTTCATTAAAGACCTCGATGAGATAATAAGCAGGATGCTTTTGTGTTGGCGACTCTGCCGCTTTGATGTGCGGAAAGGCTCTGCCTTTCCTGTTGGCTGAATTTATTCTTAGCCACTACGCCGCCTTTATAAGCGTACTTTACAAAGAGCCACCGGCTCTCCGCACATCAAAGTGGTAAAGCCCCAGGAAAATCGACTCAAGAAATCAGTGCGACGACAAATTGTATTTGCCCGCGGCAATGATGGCGTCAGCGATTTGGCGATGCGCGGCAATGGTTTTAATCGGCGCGCTGTGAACCAGGCGTTGAATGGTTTCCAGACTCTTTTCATAGCCGGTTTCGACCGCAACGGTGCGCGCCGCGCGTGCTATGCGCAATGCCGCGTCACGAACAAAGATGCGTGTGATGTTAATTTGCGTTTCAATATTTTCCGCGCCTTTGTCGGCAATTAGCCGTTCGGTTCTGAGCAACGCGCTTTCCATCGCGTAAACATCAATGACCATATCGGAAACCAGACCTAAGAATTCCTGTTCGTCGCGGGCTTTATCGCCGTAGGTTTCATTTACTTGATTGATGGCTAAAAGCGTCATGGATTTTGCGCTTCTTAACATCTTCAACTCATCATTGAGCAATAAGGTCGCGACATTCAAATCCATAGTATCGGAATTCAAACGGTCGCCCGCTTCGACACATTTCGCGGCTTCAAACAACGCAAGTTCGCCGATTTTGGCGCGGCGGAAAAGCTGTGAGGCGATGACGATGCGATTGATTTCGCTGGTGCCTTCATAAAGCCTGGCGATGCGCGCATCACGATAGGCGCGTTCCGCCGGGTAATCTTTTGAATAACCATAGCCGCCGAAAATCTGCACCTCTTCGTCAACCACATAAGCCAAGGCTTCGGTCATCCAGATTTTGATAATCGAACATTCGGTAGCGAATTGTTCGAGTATGCGCAAAACCTGTGTCGGGTCGTCTTTGTCAACTTCGTGCAAGGCATCATCAATTGCGCCAAGCGTGCGATAGAGCATGGCTTCGCCGACATAACCGCGAATCGCCATCTCGGCGATTTTGTGTTTGATGAGTCCGAAATTGGCAATCGGTTGACCGAATTGATGGCGCTCTTTGGCGTAGCGCACGGCATCGCCGAGCGAAAGTTTGATGGTGCCAACGGAACGCGCGCCGAGTTTCAAGCGCCCGATGTTTAAGACATTGAATGCGATTTTATGCCCGCGTCCGATTTCGCCGAGTACATTTTCTACAGGCACTTTGCAATCTTCGAGCATCAACGCGGTGGTCGAAGAACCGTCAAGACCGAGCTTCTTTTCTTCGTGACCGCTTACCAAGCCTTCGCCGCGTTCGACGAGAAATGCGGTAAATTTTTCACCGTCGATTTTGGCAAAGACAGTGAACAAATCCGCGAAACCGCCGTTGGTTATCCACATCTTCTGCCCGTTGAGAATGTAATGTTTGCCGTCTTCCGAGAGCACCGCTTTGGTTTTCGCGGCGAGCGCGTCGCTGCCCGATTGCGGTTCGGTGAGCGCATACGCGCCAATCATTTCGCCCGATGCCAGTTTCGGGAGATATTTATTTTTCTGTTCCTCATTACCGAAAAAGACCAGTGGCAGGGTGCCGATGTTGACGTGCGAACTCTGGGTTCCGGCAAACGAGGGTTGCAGAGCGAACTGTTCGCCGACCACTGCGGAACTCACTTTGCTGAGTCCGAGTCCACCATGTTTTTCGGGAATGTCGATGCTCAAGAGTCCGAGTTCTCCGGCTTGCAACATCAGTTCGCGATGCGTCGCATAGTCTTTCGCATAGATTTGTTCTTCGCGGGTGATGACCTCTTTACGAAGAAACTCTTCGGCAGTTCGGGCGAACATGCGTTGTTCTTCGTTAATGTCTTCGGGAGTGAAAACTTCGGCGGGTGTGCGGTCTTCGATTAAAAAACTGCCACCCTTGATCGGTTGTTTCGCTGTCCTGGTCATTCGCTTGTCTCCGTTTATAACTGGCGATTTAAGGTATTGGTTAGGGTATCGCACAACCGCGTTCTAGTCCAATTCGCCAGCGTAAAAATTATTTGTATGAAAATTTTTTCTGCAAACACGCCTTAGCCCGTGCAATCCTACGAATGATAGAATCATCTATGCGAAAGAAAATCAACTCAAGGAAAATTTGATGCGACGAAAATTTGGATTAACGCTTCTCAGTCTGACGACGATTATTTTTTATGCAGCCTGTTCCAATACCAATTTGCCGGGCACCTGGGTGCCGATGGACGCAGGCATCGGCGATGCGTTTTATTCGGTCAACTTCGTGAATGAAAATGTCGGATGGATCAACGCCCAATCCGACCGCAATTATCTTCCGATTGGCGAAGATGCCAATGTCAACGCCAATACCGATCAAAATGCCAACAGCAACGCCAACATCAATAAGAACGCCAACAGCAACGCCAACAAAAACGAGGAAAAGAAAAAGGAGAAAGACAAGGATGACCCGCTGAAAAACAATCAGGGTTTCGAGGTTTTGCAGACCACGGATGGCGGCAACACCTGGAAACAATTGCCCGACCAGTTCAAATACAAAATTCGCTCGGTCTTTTTCGTTGATGAACAGACGGGCTGGGCGCTTACGATTGACCGGGACATTTTAAAAACTACGGATGGCGCGAAGACCTGGACGACGCAACGCAAAGCCGGGAAGGTCAATGTGAAGGTCACCGCTAACCGGCGCAACCCGCTGATGGAACAACCGGAACAGATTGAGCGCATCTATTTTTTGAACGCCAGTCATGGTTGGGCATGGGGCGGTGGACGCAAAGATGATTACTCGGAACAACCCGGAATATTTTTGAAAACCATTGATGGCGGGCAAAACTGGAATGAAATCAAATACCCGTTCGAGCAGAATATGAACAGCATCTTTTTTCTTGACGCTAACCGCGCCTGGGCGAATACAACTGATGGCAAATTTTATAAGACCACGGACGGCGCGTTGAACTGGACGGAGATTCAAGGGAAATTGCCGGAATTGAATTTCGGAGCCATCTGTTTTCTGGATGATAACAATGGCTGGGTGGTCGGGCAGAGCGGGCGGCCTGCGAAAACTTCGGATGGCGGCAAGACCTGGTTGAAGATGGTTTATTTAAAGCCTGAATTTAAAATGCGCGATTTGCATTTTTTCGATAAAGACCACGGTTGGGCAGTGGGTGATCGGGGTGAAATTATTTACACCAGCAATGGCGGCGATAGCTGGGTGTCCGTACCGAATGCCATCGGTGCGGATTTGCGCGATGTGGTTTTTCTCAGCCGCGAGCGTGGCTTTGCCGTAGGACTTGGCGGCGCATTTCTGAAATATGAGGGGCAGTAGGCAGTAGGCAGTTTTCAAACTCTAATTTCGCCATTCAGTAGATCACGAAATTAATGGAAGATTTAAGAGTAATCAGTGCTGCCCAATTCTTATCAAACTGCCTACTGCCCGCTGCCTACTGCCTACTATTTTCCCAGGCATCGCAATTGCCAACTTAAAGCACTAAAGAAAACGGGTGTTTGGGGAAATAAAATCGCAAGTTCTTAACCGTTAAGCGTTCGAGAATTGTCGGAGTTGTTTGAAACTGCTCCGATGCACAATCCGTAAATTATAAACGAATATAGAAGGCAATTACTTGACACTCAAAAGAGCCTCAAGTCAAAATTAAAAAGCCTATGATTTTTGAAGGAAAGCAGGACAGGTAGAGGGCTTAAAAGCTCTCAACCCTCTGAGCCGCGATTCTCCCAATCAACCAAACGGCTCAACGGAGGAAAAAAGGATATGCAAGAAAAAGGTTTATTTGCAGACGCGTTTATCAATCAACCATCCATTGCCAAGCGTCTACTGACAGAATTTAGTGAAGCCACAAGAGAATTTTCTCACGACCCCGCAGGTTACATCACCAGTGCCATTAAGGGTGATGGAATTGGTGGAAAACGTCGCC
The DNA window shown above is from Acidobacteriota bacterium and carries:
- a CDS encoding acyl-CoA dehydrogenase family protein, translating into MTRTAKQPIKGGSFLIEDRTPAEVFTPEDINEEQRMFARTAEEFLRKEVITREEQIYAKDYATHRELMLQAGELGLLSIDIPEKHGGLGLSKVSSAVVGEQFALQPSFAGTQSSHVNIGTLPLVFFGNEEQKNKYLPKLASGEMIGAYALTEPQSGSDALAAKTKAVLSEDGKHYILNGQKMWITNGGFADLFTVFAKIDGEKFTAFLVERGEGLVSGHEEKKLGLDGSSTTALMLEDCKVPVENVLGEIGRGHKIAFNVLNIGRLKLGARSVGTIKLSLGDAVRYAKERHQFGQPIANFGLIKHKIAEMAIRGYVGEAMLYRTLGAIDDALHEVDKDDPTQVLRILEQFATECSIIKIWMTEALAYVVDEEVQIFGGYGYSKDYPAERAYRDARIARLYEGTSEINRIVIASQLFRRAKIGELALFEAAKCVEAGDRLNSDTMDLNVATLLLNDELKMLRSAKSMTLLAINQVNETYGDKARDEQEFLGLVSDMVIDVYAMESALLRTERLIADKGAENIETQINITRIFVRDAALRIARAARTVAVETGYEKSLETIQRLVHSAPIKTIAAHRQIADAIIAAGKYNLSSH
- a CDS encoding YCF48-related protein, yielding MRRKFGLTLLSLTTIIFYAACSNTNLPGTWVPMDAGIGDAFYSVNFVNENVGWINAQSDRNYLPIGEDANVNANTDQNANSNANINKNANSNANKNEEKKKEKDKDDPLKNNQGFEVLQTTDGGNTWKQLPDQFKYKIRSVFFVDEQTGWALTIDRDILKTTDGAKTWTTQRKAGKVNVKVTANRRNPLMEQPEQIERIYFLNASHGWAWGGGRKDDYSEQPGIFLKTIDGGQNWNEIKYPFEQNMNSIFFLDANRAWANTTDGKFYKTTDGALNWTEIQGKLPELNFGAICFLDDNNGWVVGQSGRPAKTSDGGKTWLKMVYLKPEFKMRDLHFFDKDHGWAVGDRGEIIYTSNGGDSWVSVPNAIGADLRDVVFLSRERGFAVGLGGAFLKYEGQ